From the Calliopsis andreniformis isolate RMS-2024a chromosome 4, iyCalAndr_principal, whole genome shotgun sequence genome, one window contains:
- the LOC143178070 gene encoding uncharacterized protein LOC143178070 gives MHIEVQVALNFVISYLYNKLPRRRVNIFGEELEKALKDKFKGHWYPEKPFKGSAFRCLKTGDPVDPVLERAAKESGVPIQDILENLPAELAVWVDPGEVSYRIGEMNAVKILYSETGDPHDESSADREVTKTFNPEAQCFRPIEAVGTSLGGLSLSPKSTSPFPSSLSSTASNGSSNNQQSGHGSGSSSAPSPTPITSSFKGSPSPVPAFIPRTTAPLTFTTATFAQTKFGSTKLKTSSKRANRMSPTEFSNYIKQRAMQQQIHHHHHHQQHQQQQQQQQQQQQQQQQAAAGGLPVSQSSPRSRSLSPGSIVPGAGQQHTDPTAYFFQHGPAAYPPQFTHRNIFESSSHGGYLSADLYTGANFPSSYLDPTTIAGHQFYGGSVSGTSNAAGINGNSQSAGNLGPVGSATANSTVNGSGQQQDKTALVEGLNNFGLGSVASYPASQYQHLLVAN, from the exons ATGCACATCGAGGTGCAGGTGGCGCTCAACTTCGTGATATCCTACCTCTATAACAAGCTGCCCCGTAGACGGGTGAACATCTTCGGCGAGGAGCTCGAGAAGGCGTTGAAGGACAAGTTCAAGGGCCATTGGTACCCAGAGAAGCCATTCAAGGGATCTGCGTTCAGATGTTTGAAAACTGGCGACCCTGTGGACCCAGTGCTGGAGCGTGCTGCGAAGGAGAGCGGCGTGCCCATCCAGGACATCCTGGAGAACCTGCCAGCTGAGCTGGCCGTCTGGGTCGACCCTGGCGAAGTGAGCTACCGAATTGGCGAGATGAACGCGGTGAAGATCCTCTACTCTGAAACGGGAGATCCCCATGACGAGAGCTCAGCTGATCGGGAGGTGACCAAGACCTTCAACCCCGAGGCCCAATGCTTCAGGCCCATCGAGGCCGTGGGCACGTCCCTGGGAGGACTCAGCCTCAGCCCCAAGTCCACGTCCCCGTTTCCCAGCTCTCTGAGCAGCACCGCGAGCAATGGCTCCTCGAACAACCAGCAAAGTGGCCATGGTTCTGGTTCCTCCTCGGCACCGTCGCCAACCCCCATCACCAGCTCGTTCAAAGGCTCGCCTAGCCCGGTCCCAGCCTTCATCCCGCGCACCACTGCGCCTCTCACCTTCACCACCGCCACCTTCGCTCAGACCAAGTTCGGCAGCACCAAGCTGAAGACCAGCAGCAAACGAGCCAACAG AATGTCCCCCACCGAGTTCTCAAACTACATCAAGCAGCGCGCTATGCAGCAACAGATCCACCATCACCATCATCACCAACAAcaccagcagcagcaacagcagcagcaacagcagcagcagcaacaacaacaagcCGCAGCAGGTGGTCTGCCAGTCTCGCAGAGTTCCCCACGCAGTCGCAGCCTGTCCCCTGGTAGCATAGTCCCTGGTGCGGGTCAGCAACATACAGACCCCACCGCGTACTTCTTCCAGCACGGTCCAGCTGCGTATCCTCCGCAGTTCACCCATCGCAACATCTTCGAGTCGTCGAGCCATGGCGGCTACCTGTCCGCTGACCTCTACACGGGAGCCAACTTCCCATCCTCCTACCTCGACCCGACGACAATCGCTGGCCACCAGTTCTACGGTGGCAGCGTGAGCGGCACCAGCAACGCGGCTGGCATCAACGGGAACTCGCAAAGCGCTGGCAACTTAGGCCCAGTCGGCTCTGCCACAGCGAACAGCACCGTGAACGGGTCAGGGCAGCAGCAGGATAAGACCGCGCTGGTCGAGGGCCTGAACAACTTCGGGCTGGGCTCTGTGGCGTCATATCCGGCCAGCCAGTACCAGCACCTGCTCGTGGCCAACTAA
- the LOC143178289 gene encoding uncharacterized protein LOC143178289 yields the protein MDEVVVLQNMENVCRLCLSTDEPKSSVFGMQDSPVPLAAKIQACLSIQILATDRLSTLVCAQCIRNVNQWHNYKEACLRSQDKLNQWLEKHLQSSPMVVTIKDEPVDLDFYEDNIEVISESTNDSDLESTTLEQSISNIENDVQIHILTDDEAEIQKDQPAQTKEMDTCIKSEPTDEYDTDCTIEIESVTGNELVQTTPTNNEDRVMEADSTQKPNTSTPAPKKKTRRGPHTHYRGTRVYKQKCVHCQINLHSKHSYAKHMERFHTEKQNGSTDNTVQVQDDEELIEDLEDELMNMEKDAPLTQVQQNIISQLKTFSCYSCQQTFNDRKGTLAHIRQHMPDLRPYTCIACLTEFPDRSMYKLHCGVSFECAMKIALVIPNHGEEKYFTCNMCLRSMRNRKELLSHLSKHSDKQYEELISPSRSPPKLKPMTLLPTSKPEAPRLPEGDINIPHPYKNGDPAHNHVCDLCGMIYRYKPNMLKHKDLCQRLLPEVRTSYKCVYCGMTYLVFKKFHSHITQDHKKRDLTCSECIAMFKSPSDFLTHHETHRISRNRKQSAERKNEASKSLPTISTPIKDWDTFEAKVNSGKIPSGKQYSCALCNLEFTTRAELTEHRNLHLKVKIYSCVICRSMFSSAGALEIHMKDHGIEDPNERNANSSCVEYGTVEEESRDSTTMNVSATSEPGTKKNECEQCGKIFSNCANVRRHKRNVHKSTKTHKSNKVMLQCPQCPKSFVFQANLNLHFQTTHGEKSHGGYKCNICGKVFIEESSLKIHKSWHSRVNSRLNAQDGDQKPDKLLIIPKQEQETNSDRPARARKSFPNPPPTKPQGNFQCQVCNDKFNDVTELRKHLWDVHCARNKSERTFSTNELQCELCTNVYPDKETLDMHMQWHKSYPILSNIKKPTFPCDICGKLYSSKKVLTRHKKLHKATTVATIKFQSTAKKPTSNQTLCNICHKVFSSFQSLQRHKFNLHSEIFNLQRSPPLYNNARRSSQEEPKAKKMKLETEEEKKWVFNMNAASTGKKSVMCHVCRKFFPNMSILYKHKQQVHNKNRVIKNVGKSTTNTTNECIPIVGNDGNVCCNICYKGFPGVSNLRQHFSMKHKNIQLKYACSVPGCKLTFPTSLTLKNHELSHTNMIYNCNLCGRHVFSRQAITEHMVNAHSTIYDAEKSKNYHRETDLSTYMVQGAVDATCPECKIKYPNNRSMKIHYFKFHEKTGQV from the exons ATGGACGAGGTGGTGGTGTTGCAGAACATGGAAAACGTGTGCAGACTCTGCCTCTCCACCGACGAGCCGAAATCGTCGGTGTTCGGGATGCAGGACTCTCCGGTTCCATTAGCAGCCAAGATACAAGCCTGCCTGTCGATTCAG ATTTTAGCCACAGACAGATTATCGACGCTGGTGTGTGCACAGTGTATTAGAAATGTGAATCAGTGGCATAATTATAAGGAAGCATGTCTTCGGTCGCAAGATAAATTGAACCAGTGGTTAGAGAAGCACCTGCAATCGAGTCCGAtg GTTGTTACTATTAAAGATGAACCTGTGGATCTAGATTTTTATGAAGATAATATTGAGGTCATTTCGGAAAGCACTAATGATTCAGATTTG GAATCAACGACTCTTGAACAGAGCATAAGTAATATAGAAAACGATGTACAGATTCATATATTAACAGATGATGAAGCAGAGATACAAAAAGATCAGCCAGCGCAGACAAAAGAAATGGATACATGCATTAAATCAGAGCCAACGGATGAATATGACACGGATTGCACTATTGAAATAGAATCTGTTACTGGCAATGAGCTTGTACAGACAACTCCTACAAATAATGAAGACAGGGTCATGGAAGCTGATTCTACGCAGAAGCCCAACACGTCTACACCAgcacctaagaagaaaacgagaCGGGGTCCACACACTCATTACAGAGGGACTCGTGTTTATAAACAAAAATGTGTACACTGTCAAATCAATTTACATTCTAAACATTCTTATGCAAAACATATGGAAAGATTCCACACTGAGAAACAGAATGGTAGCACCGACAACACAGTTCAGGTACAAGATGACGAAgagttgattgaagatttagaagatGAGTTAATGAATATGGAAAAGGATGCTCCTCTAACGCAAGTACAGCAAAATATTATTAGTCAGTTAAAAACATTCTCTTGTTATTCCTGTCAACAAACATTCAACGATCGAAAGGGTACACTTGCACATATCCGTCAACATATGCCTGATTTAAGACCATACACGTGTATTGCATGCTTGACGGAATTCCCAGATCGATCGATGTACAAGCTACATTGCGGAGTATCATTCGAGTGCGCAATGAAAATCGCGTTAGTTATCCCAAATCATGGCGAGGAGAAGTACTTCACGTGTAACATGTGTTTACGTTCTATGCGAAACAGAAAAGAATTGCTTAGTCATTTGTCTAAACACTCTGACAAACAGTATGAAGAATTGATCTCCCCCTCACGATCTCCTCCTAAGTTGAAACCAATGACACTTTTGCCGACCTctaagccagaagcaccgaggTTACCCGAAGGAGATATAAACATTCCTCACCCCTACAAAAACGGTGATCCTGCGCATAATCATGTTTGCGACTTGTGCGGAATGATTTATAGATACAAACCCAACATGCTGAAACACAAAGACCTGTGTCAACGTCTATTGCCGGAGGTTCGAACCTCCTACAAATGCGTGTACTGCGGAATGACTTACCTCGTATTCAAAAagttccatagccatatcactcAAGACCATAAGAAGAGAGATCTCACGTGTTCCGAATGTATTGCCATGTTTAAATCTCCCAGTGACTTTTTGACGCACCACGAAACGCATCGTATTAGCCGTAATAGAAAGCAATCTGCTGAAAGGAAGAACGAAGCTTCAAAGTCTTTGCCTACTATCTCGACACCCATCAAAGATTGGGACACGTTTGAAGCTAAAGTAAACTCAGGCAAAATTCCATCTGGCAAACAGTATAGTTGCGCTCTGTGTAACCTGGAATTTACAACTAGAGCTGAGCTAACGGAGCACAGAAACCTCCACCTGAAGGTGAAAATCTATTCTTGCGTTATTTGTCGCAGCATGTTCAGCAGTGCCGGTGCTCTGGAGATTCACATGAAAGATCATGGTATAGAAGATCCAAATGAACGAAACGCGAACAGCTCGTGCGTGGAATATGGCACTGTTGAAGAAGAATCGCGAGACTCGACAACGATGAACGTTAGCGCTACCTCAGAACCTGGTACTAAAAAGAATGAATGCGAGCAGTGTGGTAAAATATTCTCGAACTGCGCGAACGTGAGACGACACAAAAGAAATGTTCATAAATCGACCAAGACTCACAAATCTAACAAAGTTATGCTTCAGTGTCCCCAATGTCCAAAGAGCTTTGTTTTCCAGGCGAACCTGAATTTACACTTCCAGACTACACATGGTGAAAAATCGCATGGTGGTTACAAATGTAACATCTGCGGAAAGGTCTTCATCGAGGAATCGTCCTTAAAGATACACAAGAGTTGGCACAGCCGAGTAAACTCCCGCTTGAATGCACAAGATGGAGACCAAAAACCTGACAAACTGTTGATCATACCCAAACAAGAACAAGAAACGAACTCGGATAGACCCGCCAGGGCTAGAAAATCCTTCCCAAATCCGCCTCCCACAAAGCCGCAAGGCAACTTCCAGTGCCAAGTTTGTAACGATAAATTCAATGATGTTACCGAGCTAAGAAAACACTTATGGGATGTACACTGTGCTCGGAACAAAAGCGAGAGGACTTTCTCCACTAATGAACTCCAATGCGAACTCTGCACTAATGTTTACCCTGACAAAGAGACGCTGGATATGCACATGCAGTGGCACAAGTCCTACCCCATCCTCAGTAACATTAAAAAACCGACCTTCCCTTGTGATATTTGTGGCAAGCTCTATAGCTCCAAGAAAGTGCTGACAAGACACAAGAAGCTTCACAAAGCCACGACTGTTGCTACTATAAAGTTCCAGTCAACTGCCAAGAAGCCTACATCTAACCAAACCTTGTGCAACATCTGCCACAAGGTCTTCAGTAGTTTTCAGTCGCTACAACGTCACAAGTTCAACTTGCACAGCgagatattcaatctgcaacgaTCTCCACCTTTGTACAATAACGCGAGAAGATCGTCTCAGGAAGAGCCGAAAGCGAAAAAGATGAAGCTAGAAACGGAGGAAGAAAAGAAATGGGTGTTCAATATGAACGCTGCAAGTACGGGCAAGAAATCGGTGATGTGCCATGTCTGCAGAAAGTTCTTCCCTAATATGAGCATACTGTATAAACACAAGCAACAGGTGCACAACAAAAACCGTGTGATAAAGAATGTCGGCAAATCAACGACAAATACGACGAACGAGTGTATTCCTATAGTTGGGAACGACGGCAATGTTTGTTGCAACATCTGTTACAAGGGATTCCCTGGTGTGTCGAATCTTCGCCAGCATTTCTCTATGAAACACAAGAACATCCAGCTGAAGTACGCTTGTTCTGTCCCCGGATGCAAATTGACGTTCCCTACGTCACTGACCTTAAAGAATCACGAGTTGTCGCACACCAACATGATctacaattgcaacctgtgcggccGCCACGTGTTTAGTAGGCAAGCGATAACGGAACACATGGTAAACGCGCACAGTACCATTTATGACGCGGAGAAGAGTAAAAACTACCACAGAGAGACAGATTTGAGCACCTACATGGTGCAAGGCGCGGTGGACGCGACCTGTCCCGAGTGCAAGATCAAATATCCCAACAATAGGTCTATGAAGATCCACTACTTCAAGTTCCACGAAAAGACGGGCCAAGTGTAG